CAGGGAATGCATGCACTTTTAAAATCAGAGTAGATATCATCTAATGTGAATCCTTCTTCGGCATTAAATGATTTCTGAACCAGTTCAATATCCAGATTTTTGGCATTGTTAATTGCCGAGTCAATACCATGTTGCCTGTAACCTTCAATCCCTTCATCAACACTAATAGCCACTAAATCAAAATTCAATAGCTTTTGATAATTTTTTAATGCGTGAAGAGTCAATATACTGTCTTTACCACCGGATAATGCTACAGCTATCAATTCGCCTTCTTTAATCAGTTTATAATCCTGAATTAGATTATTGATTCTTGTAAAAATATGTTCATTGAAATCGTCTTTGTTTAACTTAACCATTACTAAACTAATTTATAGAAAGATAAATAAATAATTTTAGCAGGTGAAAAAAAATGATTACATGTGATTTTGCAATATTGCCTGTTGGAAGTGAAACTACAGAATGTAAAGATTATGTAACTGCTGCAGTTCAATCAATTAAAGATTCAGGCCTCAACTATCAGTTGACCGGAATGGGAACCCAAATAGAAGCTGATAATTTAGAAGAATTATACCGTGCAATAGCCAACGCACAAGAAGCTATTTTTGAACTTGGAATCGGCAGAGTATATACAGTTATAAAAGTAGATGACAGAAGAGATCTTGAAAATAGAACTCTGGATGCCAAAGTAAAAACCGTAAATGATATGTTAAAATAAATAGAAAAAGAAGTTAGAAATTAATCTAATTCTTCTGAAGCTTTTTTAACAGCTTCAATAACCAAATCCAAATCTTCTTTTGTTAATGAAGGATGAACTGGAAGAGAAATAACATTGTCCGCCGCCAATTCGGCTTTTGGACAGTTGCCGTCGATTCCTAATGATTTATAAATCGGTTGATTATATAATGGAATCGGATAGTGAATCCCTGTTCCAACACCGCATTCATTAATGATATTAACCCAATCATCCCTATTTCCTTTTTCAACCCTGATAGTGTACTGGTGATATACATGTTTTGAACCATATGCGCAATAAGGAGTAACAATTCCGTCAACATCTTTTAATCCTTTATTTAAGTATGAGGCATTTTCAATTCTTTTATCATTAAATTCATCAATCTTATTTAATTGAGCAAGACCAATAGCAGCAGAAATATCAGTCATTCTAAAGTTATAACCAATTTCATCGTGATGATATCTTACACTTGCACCATGTGCCCTGAATACTTTAGCATTTTCGGCCAAATCCTCATCGTCAGTGGTGATTATTCCTCCTTCAGAAGTTGTCATGTTTTTAGTAGGGTAAAAACTGAAACATGCCATATCTCCCAAAACACCAACTTTTTCTCCATTGCAGGTTGCTCCGTGAGCCTGTGCAGCATCTTCAATGACAATCAAACCATGTTTTTCGGCAATTTCATTTATCCTGTCCATATTTGCAGATTGACCATACAAATGAACCGGCAGAATAGCTTTAGTATTTTCTGTTATTAATGCTTCGATTGAATCCGGATTAATAGTGTATGTTTTTAAATCAATATCTGCAAAAACAGGTTTTGCACCAGTGTATATAATTGAATTTCCGCTTGCAATAAATGTAAAAGGAGTTGTAATTACTTCATCACCTTCACCAATACCGCAGGAGAGTAACGCAACATGTAACGCAGCAGTCCCTGAGTTAACAGCAATACCATATTTTGCTCCGACCCATTCAGCAAACTTTTGCTCAAATTCTTCCACTTTTGGTCCTTGAGCAATCATGCCTGATTTTAAAACTTCGACTACATTTTCTATTTCTTCTTCTCCAATTATTGGTTTTGCAATAGGAACCTTAATATTTGACACAATAATCACCAATTAAATAATAAAATTAAATATTCTATACTAATGTTTAAATCTAATAATATTTAAAACATTACTTAACAATAAAACAATTTAAAGTGAGATTTAATGGAAGAATATAAAACCAATACTATTGAAGAAGGATTAACTAAAATTGAATTTCCGGAATTTGATAAAATATCCTCTGACGCACCAGTTTTTTACAACCCCAACATGGAATTAAATAGGGATTTGTCCATACTTGCAATACAGGTATTTCAAAAAGAACAGGACAGAGAAATAAACATTTGCGATTTATTCGGAGGTAGTGGAATTCGGGGCATTCGTTATA
The genomic region above belongs to Methanobrevibacter sp. and contains:
- a CDS encoding MTH1187 family thiamine-binding protein gives rise to the protein MITCDFAILPVGSETTECKDYVTAAVQSIKDSGLNYQLTGMGTQIEADNLEELYRAIANAQEAIFELGIGRVYTVIKVDDRRDLENRTLDAKVKTVNDMLK
- a CDS encoding DegT/DnrJ/EryC1/StrS aminotransferase family protein; translation: MSNIKVPIAKPIIGEEEIENVVEVLKSGMIAQGPKVEEFEQKFAEWVGAKYGIAVNSGTAALHVALLSCGIGEGDEVITTPFTFIASGNSIIYTGAKPVFADIDLKTYTINPDSIEALITENTKAILPVHLYGQSANMDRINEIAEKHGLIVIEDAAQAHGATCNGEKVGVLGDMACFSFYPTKNMTTSEGGIITTDDEDLAENAKVFRAHGASVRYHHDEIGYNFRMTDISAAIGLAQLNKIDEFNDKRIENASYLNKGLKDVDGIVTPYCAYGSKHVYHQYTIRVEKGNRDDWVNIINECGVGTGIHYPIPLYNQPIYKSLGIDGNCPKAELAADNVISLPVHPSLTKEDLDLVIEAVKKASEELD